A region from the Aquimarina sp. ERC-38 genome encodes:
- a CDS encoding T9SS type A sorting domain-containing protein: MLFLLLLTTTVSIAKDVYVATDGNDTTGNGSINKPYKTFGKAVSTMSAGDVCIIRGGRYEQPLNINKNGTKNNFLTFKAAPGEKVEISATTKINGWQIHRGNIYKATVDMKIGERYRAVYHNGKYMDLARWPNNTDNNRWTINCTPVTGGNGNHFTVNNMPKINWTGGLVYYLGAHSGASWTRRITSSTGNRINHNGVNINNWPFNPHNPTVKRNYPRNERGQLYLFNKLEVLDYANEWFYDASTKTLYLQPANGTKPNNGTVEFARSKYISEIKGDYVRLQGLSFFGGSVKIHNNANNNQIINCKIIHGSEGYDDLTNKSAQISEASLEVLGDNTLVKGCTINHSSANGILVPGWAATNCTIEGNMVSNTDYLGIHASPIRTSANNMKVLKNTIFNAGRDGMYVNGNNCTIAYNDVSASQRINSDSGVFYTVGNANLKNSEIHHNWFHDATAPAYSHSKGKPAKAAGIYLDNNSKGYTVHHNVVWNVSWSGYQVNWNNTHLNFYHNTIWNAERAMGSWVNGYVQEKNKVYNNFANTEGWFSETAKDFDIRSNLISAKLPFEDKANKNFMPTPGSAVVDKGIIIAGFKKRFKGKAPDLGAYELNGTYWTAGINAIEDTENTLSTPENLVAKLQIFPNPVSDHLNIELPENTGFRKGKIQIYSLLGHLVKESIIQENNDNQTLTVSVADLTTGAYIVNITNQNEASITTKFLKK; this comes from the coding sequence TTGCTCTTTCTCTTATTATTAACAACTACAGTAAGTATTGCCAAAGATGTCTACGTGGCTACAGATGGAAATGATACGACCGGAAACGGATCGATTAACAAACCGTATAAAACATTTGGCAAAGCAGTGTCGACCATGTCAGCCGGTGATGTTTGTATTATCAGGGGTGGTCGTTACGAACAACCATTAAACATTAACAAGAACGGTACTAAAAATAATTTCTTAACCTTTAAAGCTGCACCCGGCGAAAAGGTTGAAATTAGTGCTACTACTAAAATTAATGGGTGGCAAATACATAGAGGTAATATTTACAAAGCTACCGTAGATATGAAGATTGGCGAACGGTATAGAGCTGTCTACCATAATGGTAAATATATGGATCTGGCAAGATGGCCAAATAATACGGACAACAATCGTTGGACTATTAACTGCACTCCGGTAACCGGAGGAAACGGTAATCACTTTACCGTCAACAATATGCCGAAAATCAATTGGACCGGTGGGTTAGTTTATTACCTCGGTGCACATTCAGGAGCCAGTTGGACCCGGAGAATTACAAGCAGCACCGGTAATAGAATTAATCACAATGGTGTTAATATAAATAATTGGCCCTTTAACCCGCATAACCCAACAGTTAAAAGAAACTATCCTAGAAATGAAAGAGGTCAACTCTATTTATTTAATAAATTAGAAGTATTGGATTATGCCAACGAATGGTTTTATGATGCCTCAACAAAAACACTTTACCTCCAGCCTGCTAACGGCACTAAGCCCAATAATGGCACTGTTGAATTTGCAAGGTCTAAATATATTTCAGAAATAAAAGGAGATTATGTAAGACTTCAAGGATTAAGCTTTTTTGGCGGAAGTGTGAAAATTCATAATAATGCAAATAATAATCAGATAATCAATTGTAAAATCATTCATGGTAGTGAGGGTTATGATGATTTAACTAATAAATCCGCTCAAATTAGTGAAGCGTCTCTGGAAGTTCTTGGCGATAATACCTTGGTAAAAGGATGTACCATCAACCATAGCTCGGCAAACGGTATATTGGTACCAGGCTGGGCAGCTACTAATTGCACTATTGAAGGAAATATGGTAAGTAACACGGATTATTTAGGGATTCATGCATCGCCTATCAGAACCAGTGCTAATAATATGAAGGTATTAAAAAATACTATCTTTAATGCTGGTAGAGACGGAATGTATGTAAACGGAAATAATTGTACAATCGCTTATAATGATGTTTCAGCATCACAAAGAATTAATAGTGATTCCGGAGTTTTTTACACTGTAGGTAATGCTAACTTAAAAAACTCTGAGATACACCATAACTGGTTTCATGATGCTACGGCACCCGCCTATTCTCATTCTAAAGGCAAACCTGCCAAAGCCGCAGGAATTTACCTGGATAATAATAGCAAAGGGTATACGGTTCACCATAATGTGGTTTGGAACGTGTCCTGGAGTGGATATCAGGTAAACTGGAATAATACACATTTGAATTTTTACCATAATACGATTTGGAATGCTGAAAGAGCCATGGGTTCCTGGGTAAATGGTTACGTTCAGGAGAAAAATAAGGTTTATAATAATTTTGCGAATACGGAAGGTTGGTTTAGCGAAACGGCTAAGGATTTTGATATCCGAAGTAATTTAATTTCAGCTAAATTACCTTTTGAAGATAAGGCAAATAAAAATTTTATGCCTACGCCGGGAAGTGCGGTAGTTGATAAAGGTATCATCATTGCAGGTTTTAAAAAGAGATTTAAAGGGAAGGCACCGGATCTTGGTGCTTATGAGCTTAACGGTACCTATTGGACGGCAGGTATCAACGCTATTGAAGATACGGAAAATACTTTAAGCACTCCTGAAAACTTGGTTGCAAAACTTCAAATTTTTCCGAATCCCGTCAGTGATCATTTGAATATTGAGTTACCTGAAAATACAGGTTTTAGAAAAGGAAAAATTCAAATATATTCGTTACTTGGTCACCTGGTTAAGGAAAGCATTATTCAGGAGAATAACGACAACCAAACGCTTACCGTATCCGTTGCTGATCTGACAACCGGAGCTTACATTGTAAATATCACCAATCAAAATGAGGCATCGATAACAACAAAATTTCTTAAAAAATAA
- a CDS encoding glycoside hydrolase family 117 protein, whose amino-acid sequence MKTIQQHWYLLVCISFLSIPCGAQDNHFPFMLPEKKPDFPLSRALERNYENYVTPSPETNELYTQFKYTKLNGFDYSNADGTISRRDPSKVIFENGKYYVWYTYRHTVTSPKGAKSSTETIPSSDWDLSEIWYATSLDGFTWEEQGVAIPRPPKPNPGHRSVTTADILKWQGKYYMYYQGFSEASGLRGDDCPVLLSYAESPNGPWTATNKIVIPNGPKDSWDQYSIHDPYPLVYKDKIYLYYKSDFNQKPNLVRMQGLATAESPFGPFTKSSMNPVLASGHETTLFPFKQGIAALTIKDGNEHNTVQFAEDGVNFKIASMVELMPTAAGPYIPDAFTNTKDGRGITWGLAHFTAVNGWSTNHANLVRFDCDLSLDIDDPEMKKHHVYHSPGVYYKQQLTKEQKERIIKSNRELTGKTD is encoded by the coding sequence ATGAAAACAATTCAGCAACATTGGTATTTACTAGTTTGTATAAGCTTTTTATCCATTCCTTGTGGCGCTCAGGATAATCATTTTCCCTTTATGTTACCAGAAAAAAAACCGGACTTTCCGTTAAGCAGGGCATTAGAACGCAATTACGAAAATTATGTAACTCCAAGCCCGGAGACCAACGAATTATATACTCAATTCAAGTACACTAAACTTAACGGTTTTGATTATAGTAATGCAGATGGCACGATTAGTAGGCGTGATCCGTCAAAAGTAATTTTTGAAAACGGAAAGTATTACGTCTGGTATACTTACAGGCATACGGTAACTTCGCCAAAAGGAGCAAAATCAAGTACGGAAACCATTCCTTCTTCAGATTGGGATCTTTCTGAAATTTGGTATGCAACCAGCCTTGATGGTTTTACCTGGGAAGAACAGGGAGTTGCCATCCCGCGACCACCGAAACCAAATCCGGGGCATCGATCCGTAACCACAGCAGATATTTTAAAATGGCAAGGTAAATATTATATGTATTACCAGGGATTTAGTGAAGCTAGTGGTTTACGAGGTGACGACTGTCCGGTACTATTATCTTATGCCGAATCTCCGAATGGGCCCTGGACAGCCACTAACAAAATTGTCATTCCGAATGGACCTAAGGACAGCTGGGATCAATACTCTATCCATGACCCTTATCCCCTCGTCTATAAAGATAAAATCTATTTATACTACAAATCAGATTTTAATCAAAAACCGAATTTAGTCCGTATGCAAGGCCTGGCAACCGCTGAAAGTCCGTTTGGGCCATTTACAAAAAGTTCAATGAACCCTGTTTTAGCCTCCGGTCATGAAACCACACTTTTTCCTTTTAAACAGGGAATTGCCGCATTGACCATAAAAGATGGGAACGAACACAACACCGTTCAGTTTGCAGAAGATGGGGTTAATTTTAAGATAGCTTCTATGGTAGAGTTAATGCCTACTGCAGCCGGTCCTTATATTCCTGATGCTTTTACCAACACAAAAGACGGTAGGGGTATTACCTGGGGTTTAGCGCATTTTACAGCGGTTAACGGATGGTCGACCAATCATGCAAACCTGGTTAGGTTTGATTGTGACCTCAGTCTGGACATTGACGATCCGGAAATGAAAAAACACCACGTTTACCATAGTCCGGGGGTGTATTATAAACAGCAACTTACTAAGGAACAAAAGGAAAGAATCATAAAAAGTAATAGGGAGTTAACCGGTAAAACGGATTAA
- a CDS encoding glycoside hydrolase family 28 protein has product MRTLLVKKYGRFLIFFCSIGVLYAFQSKTRIYDVESFGAKGDSLTINTTAIQKAIDQCSEEGGGIVRLKNGIYISGTIILKDNVTLHVQEQSKLVGSSNPTDYKSIDTFTDAVGQERGTCLIGALQVTNIGISGTGTIDGNGASFLARNLKLKRAELGLSDKKIGKNRPFLVRFVKSSQIRLQNIHLREAAAWACHFYQSYDIFIDGISIYNHANKNNDGIDLDSSHNVFIKNCNIDSGDDSICIKTTSPLPTYNVKVKNCTLKSDWGAIKLGTESMGDFYDISFKNCEIYDTKGGGIKILSVDGANIHDVLMEDIRMTHTEMPIFIRLGKRLKTYRDAVKRPVGSIKNVLIRNVVAQTRSSADSRVSPPSGILITGTPGHKIESVELENIQITLPGGGTVQHKDIVVPEDKERYPEFKLFGVLPAFGMYARHIDELKSINVTYKTNIKDFRFETLLKN; this is encoded by the coding sequence ATGCGTACATTGCTAGTAAAGAAGTATGGTAGGTTTTTGATTTTTTTTTGTAGTATTGGAGTATTATATGCTTTTCAATCCAAAACTAGAATTTATGATGTTGAAAGTTTTGGGGCTAAAGGCGATAGCTTAACTATAAATACCACTGCCATACAGAAAGCTATTGATCAATGCTCTGAAGAAGGAGGAGGTATTGTCCGTTTAAAGAATGGAATTTATATTAGTGGTACTATAATTCTAAAAGATAACGTAACACTTCATGTCCAGGAGCAATCAAAACTTGTAGGCAGTTCTAACCCTACAGATTATAAAAGTATAGACACTTTTACTGATGCCGTAGGTCAGGAAAGAGGTACCTGCCTAATAGGAGCCTTACAAGTTACTAATATAGGAATCAGCGGAACAGGAACGATAGATGGAAACGGAGCTTCATTTCTTGCTAGAAACCTTAAATTGAAAAGGGCAGAACTTGGTTTATCTGATAAAAAAATTGGTAAAAATCGTCCTTTCTTAGTTCGCTTTGTAAAATCCTCTCAAATTCGTTTACAGAATATTCATCTTCGGGAAGCAGCTGCGTGGGCTTGTCATTTTTATCAATCTTACGACATTTTTATTGATGGTATTTCCATATACAACCATGCTAATAAAAATAATGATGGAATTGATCTGGATTCCAGTCATAATGTTTTCATTAAAAATTGCAATATAGACTCCGGAGATGATTCTATATGCATTAAAACTACCAGTCCGTTACCTACTTATAATGTAAAAGTTAAAAATTGTACTTTAAAAAGTGATTGGGGTGCAATCAAACTAGGTACGGAATCCATGGGAGATTTTTATGATATTAGCTTTAAAAACTGTGAGATTTACGATACTAAAGGGGGAGGCATTAAGATATTAAGTGTGGATGGTGCTAATATTCATGACGTTTTAATGGAGGATATACGAATGACCCATACAGAAATGCCTATATTTATTCGGTTAGGTAAACGTTTAAAAACATATCGAGATGCTGTAAAACGTCCGGTAGGCTCTATCAAAAATGTACTTATCAGAAATGTAGTGGCTCAAACCCGAAGTTCAGCAGATTCAAGAGTATCACCACCCTCCGGAATTTTGATTACGGGAACACCTGGTCATAAAATTGAATCGGTTGAGCTCGAAAACATACAAATTACTTTACCCGGAGGTGGTACGGTACAACATAAAGACATAGTTGTTCCCGAAGATAAAGAACGTTATCCTGAATTTAAACTCTTTGGCGTTCTCCCAGCCTTCGGTATGTATGCCAGACATATCGACGAACTAAAATCCATTAACGTTACCTATAAAACAAATATAAAAGACTTTCGCTTTGAAACCCTATTAAAAAACTAA
- a CDS encoding family 16 glycosylhydrolase, with protein sequence MNKFRKIQIVAFLVTISSVIAQKKPSFQKGEDPKPPNMIWKLNKQMSDEFKGKKIDEDKWQISGQGWIGRPPGLFLPENIKVADGSLQITTTLLPQKIIRDDKIFTHGGGYVGSKAGMTYGYYECEMKANKTFMSSTFWLINNRKGVKGCDKRTTELDIQECVGEITNPAAWIKNFDQAMNSNTHSRNIPEGCDYMKGSHKARADASGKVYDDFHVYGVWWKSKDEILFFLDGKFQSKVKPPADFDITMHLRMVVETYNWNKVPENGGMEYTEEERTTYYNWVRTWELVANR encoded by the coding sequence ATGAATAAATTTAGAAAAATTCAAATAGTAGCTTTTTTAGTTACAATAAGTAGTGTAATTGCACAAAAAAAACCGAGCTTCCAAAAAGGCGAAGATCCTAAACCCCCAAATATGATCTGGAAGCTAAATAAACAAATGTCTGATGAATTTAAAGGTAAAAAGATTGATGAAGATAAATGGCAGATTTCTGGGCAAGGTTGGATTGGTCGTCCGCCGGGTCTATTCCTTCCTGAAAATATAAAAGTTGCTGATGGTAGTTTACAAATTACCACCACCTTGTTGCCTCAGAAAATTATAAGGGATGATAAAATTTTTACTCACGGCGGCGGTTACGTAGGCTCCAAAGCAGGAATGACTTATGGCTACTATGAATGTGAAATGAAAGCTAATAAAACCTTTATGTCCTCGACATTTTGGTTAATTAATAACCGTAAAGGTGTAAAAGGTTGTGATAAGAGAACAACAGAATTAGATATCCAGGAATGTGTAGGTGAAATAACGAACCCGGCGGCATGGATAAAAAACTTTGATCAAGCTATGAATTCGAATACTCATAGCAGAAATATTCCTGAAGGTTGCGACTATATGAAAGGTTCTCATAAAGCCAGAGCGGACGCCAGTGGAAAGGTTTATGATGATTTTCATGTGTATGGAGTATGGTGGAAATCAAAAGATGAAATTCTATTCTTTCTAGACGGTAAATTTCAATCCAAAGTAAAGCCGCCAGCAGATTTTGATATTACCATGCATTTACGAATGGTCGTGGAAACCTACAATTGGAATAAAGTTCCTGAAAATGGTGGTATGGAATATACCGAAGAAGAAAGGACTACTTATTACAACTGGGTAAGAACATGGGAATTAGTCGCTAATCGATAA